In Anaerolineales bacterium, a single genomic region encodes these proteins:
- a CDS encoding aminotransferase class I/II-fold pyridoxal phosphate-dependent enzyme, protein MRNFVAKRIQAVPPSGIRRFFDIAATMKDVISLGIGEPDFITPTPILRAGIHSLRLGDTHYTSNSGTRELRDAVAVQLQNLYGVAYDPEEEILITVGASEALHLALSAILDPGDEVIVPEPCFVAYTPEVVFADGSPVTVPTFVKNQFQVTGEEIERAVTPKTKAILIGYPNNPTGAVMSREKLLDVGEVARRHDLLIISDELYSRLVYHQEHVCVPSLPGLRERTVLVNGFSKGYAMTGWRLGYVAAPKGLMAAMRKIHQYTIMSAPTMSQAAGLEAIRRGDYYVKEMVAEYNRRRELLIRGLNSLGLDCFEPQGAFYAFPSVAKTGMDDEQFSEALLREEQVAVVPGSAFGPSGKGFVRICYATAYEKIEQALEHMARFMRRHG, encoded by the coding sequence ATGCGGAATTTCGTTGCCAAGAGAATCCAAGCGGTCCCCCCGTCCGGAATACGGCGCTTCTTCGACATTGCCGCAACAATGAAGGACGTCATCTCGCTTGGGATCGGAGAGCCGGATTTCATCACGCCCACCCCCATCCTTCGGGCGGGAATCCATTCCCTGCGGCTGGGCGACACCCACTACACCTCCAATTCGGGAACCCGCGAGCTGCGCGACGCGGTGGCCGTACAGTTGCAGAACCTCTACGGAGTGGCCTACGATCCCGAGGAAGAAATCCTGATCACGGTCGGCGCCTCGGAGGCGCTCCATCTGGCGCTGTCGGCGATCCTGGATCCGGGGGACGAGGTCATTGTTCCGGAACCCTGTTTTGTCGCCTACACGCCGGAGGTGGTATTCGCGGACGGCTCTCCGGTGACCGTGCCGACGTTCGTGAAAAACCAATTCCAAGTGACGGGGGAGGAGATCGAACGGGCGGTTACTCCGAAAACCAAGGCGATCCTCATCGGATACCCCAACAACCCAACCGGTGCGGTTATGTCGCGGGAGAAGCTTTTGGATGTGGGCGAAGTTGCCCGCCGACACGACCTGCTGATTATTTCGGACGAATTGTACAGCCGGCTGGTGTATCACCAGGAGCATGTCTGCGTTCCGTCGCTTCCGGGTCTGCGCGAGCGAACCGTGCTGGTGAACGGGTTTTCGAAGGGGTATGCGATGACCGGGTGGCGGCTGGGATACGTCGCCGCTCCGAAGGGTCTGATGGCGGCGATGCGCAAGATCCACCAATACACGATAATGTCGGCCCCGACCATGTCGCAGGCGGCCGGGTTGGAGGCGATCCGGCGCGGCGATTACTATGTCAAGGAAATGGTGGCGGAATACAACCGGAGGAGGGAACTGCTGATCCGGGGTTTGAACAGCCTGGGGCTGGATTGCTTCGAGCCGCAGGGCGCATTTTACGCTTTTCCTTCGGTGGCTAAAACCGGAATGGACGACGAACAGTTTTCCGAGGCCCTGCTGCGCGAGGAGCAGGTGGCGGTGGTCCCCGGTTCGGCGTTCGGCCCGAGCGGGAAGGGATTTGTCCGCATCTGCTACGCCACCGCATACGAGAAGATCGAGCAAGCCCTGGAACACATGGCGCGGTTCATGCGCCGGCACGGTTGA